A window of the Juglans microcarpa x Juglans regia isolate MS1-56 chromosome 5D, Jm3101_v1.0, whole genome shotgun sequence genome harbors these coding sequences:
- the LOC121265189 gene encoding probable mediator of RNA polymerase II transcription subunit 26b yields the protein MLVLKVITMKDNNLEYWKSYFQGVDSGIFEIIDHAIMVAATDHPKEFMLQRGQIAEKLYSCQWTQCCSHEHSVVAVPKKTNNENLNCECACGRAKSGLTGSAGDLEIVGGRQSKVDSSRDDHAEMKTSQVRKYTYSEAEALTDEIDEENEIIGEVRRIKEILDNSQEESETVLFESLRRLQLMVLSVEVLQTTMIGRAVNALRAHRSKQIGQLAQILISGWKIMVKDWLAAAAATVAEGSADPNPSTVVRKGLPSPPLDVGVLFATQTPIELSQFFDGIDDDGNPKNSMEYGKNQESGSKPQPGSKNYTKQKPLLPNKTMAPSNEKKYQLILRESVNNLTEPSKTESPASQHDHKPLDDVEIQAKLKATKRKIQDGYQQAEKARNQRKTQFMDFTELPKQEPGPRNCLLKRKNNFRHVSNGRH from the exons ATGCTAGTACTAAAA GTTATCACCATGAAAGATAACAATCTGGAATACTGGAAAAGCTACTTTCAAGGAGTGGATTCTGGTATCTTTGAGATTATTGACCATGCAATCATGGTAGCAGCTACAGATCACCCAAAGGAGTTCATGCTCCAAAGGGGGCAGATCGCCGAGAAACTCTACTCATGCCAGTGGACTCAATGTTGCAGCCATGAACACAGTGTGGTAGCAGTGCCCAAAAAGACCAACAATGAAAATCTCAATTGTGAATGTGCATGTGGGAGGGCTAAGAGCGGGTTGACTGGCAGTGCTGGTGATCTGGAAATTGTTGGAGGTAGGCAGTCTAAGGTAGATAGCAGTAGGGATGATCATGCAGAGATGAAAACGAGCCAAGTGAGAAAATATACTTACAGCGAAGCTGAGGCCTTAACAGATGAGATTGATGAAGAGAATGAGATTATTGGCGAGGTTAGAAGAATCAAGGAGATTCTTGATAATAGTCAAGAGGAG TCTGAAACAGTGCTATTTGAGTCCTTAAGAAGGCTGCAATTGATGGTTCTTTCTGTTGAGGTTCTGCAG ACAACAATGATAGGTAGGGCAGTTAATGCTCTTCGAGCTCACAGGTCAAAGCAGATTGGTCAGCTTGCACAGATACTTATTAG TGGTTGGAAGATAATGGTCAAGGATTGGCTTGCTGCTGCAGCAGCAACTGTTGCAG AAGGTTCTGCAGACCCTAACCCTTCCACTGTTGTTCGCAAAGGTCTCCCTTCTCCTCCATTGGATGTAGGGGTTTTATTTGCCACTCAAACTCCAATAGAGCTCTCACAG TTCTTTGACGGCATTGATGATGATGGAA ATCCTAAAAATAGCATGGAGTATGGTAAGAATCAAGAAAGTGGAAGCAAGCCCCAGCCAGGAAGTAAAAACTATACCAAGCAGAAGCCACTGCTTCCCAATAAGACCATGGCACCTAGCAATGAGAAGAAGTACCAGCTGATACTGCGAGAATCAGTCAATAATTTAACTGAACCCAGTAAAACTGAATCACCAGCCAGTCAACATGAT CATAAGCCTTTAGATGATGTGGAAATCCAAGCAAAACTTAAAGCTACAAAGAGGAAAATTCAAGACGGGTACCAACAAGCTGAGAAGG CTAGAAACCAACGAAAAACGCAATTCATGGATTTCACTGAACTTCCTAAACAGGAGCCTGGTCCTAGAAACTGCCTTCTGAAACGCAAGAATAATTTCCGGCATGTCTCTAATGGAAGGCACTAA